The following nucleotide sequence is from Pedobacter sp. PACM 27299.
ACCTTATAGTAAAGGCTTTCCCTGGCACTATTTCTACCTATTGCAATATGCATTAAGTAATCTTCTTTTGGATATTGCTCTGAAACCTGATAAAAACTAAGTATCGGCAATCCGAGCAATGTGGTACCAGGCTCTGGCACATAGGCTTCATCTACACAAAAAGCAACCACTTCATGAGGACTATCGTTGTTAAAAGAGTAGCAAATAAATTCTGCCATTTTTCCAGTTCCATAAATAACTACTTTCATAATTTTATGTCTTTCGTTTGAATATGCCAAATAAAGATATGTTAAAATGAGCGTAAACATTACACAAACTGCCTTATTGAGAAACACACATCACACAGTTTTACAGTCAATTAGCTATAAAAATCAGCAATTAGAAGGCTTAACTGAACATATATTCCACCTTTTCAGTAAAAGCACTCCTATTTAATAGAGGAATGGATAATTCTTCGATTGTAAACCCATTTCACATTTTTAGCTTTTTAGATTTACAATTTTCAGCAGCAGTAGACTTAGGTTGAAGCTCAAATTATTAGTTTTTTAGGATTAAAAAAAAATCAGCCCCCGCTTCCCATTCATTAATTTTCAAAAAAAAACATAATTCCATTTGAACTAATCGCGAAAGTATTTAAGCTTCACCTTATTTATCAAATCAGAAGAAACTTTTCTGCAATTACGGACGGATTTCAATAAAAATTATACTGCTAAGCAACACATGATTTCAGTGATTTTTTTTTTAAAATAACTCTTCCCATAAAAGTTTTTTATACTAATTTTGATGCACGAAAAAATCAAATAAACACCGTTGTTTATATTTAAAAAGATTTTTTGTAATTTTAGCGTATCCATACAAACCTTACTGAATTTATTTTTTTGTAATGAAAGATCCAAAAAAACCTACTAGTAAAAGTTCATTAGTTGACCCTGAAACTGACATCGATGATTCAAGTGAAGAAACCGGCAACAAGAAGTCGTATCAAGATGAAGACGACGACTTTGACATGCCTTTAGATGATCTGGATGGCTTCGATAATTTCAGTGACGACGATGACGACGATTATTAAAGAACAGTACATAGTATCTCTTTAAGCATCCCCTATAGGGATGCTTTTTATTTTAATTCAGCCCAGCATACATGCAGATTATACCCGTATCCGATTCAAAGACAAAAAAGGAATTTTTAAATGTGGCCCGTTTTCTTTACAAAAATGATCCCAACTGGATTTGTCCGCTGGATAATGATATTGAGCAAATATTTGATGTGAAGAAGAATACCTTCTTTAACCATGGAAAATGCGCCCGCTGGATCTTAAAAGATACTGCCGGTCAAACCGTTGGCCGGGTTGCTGCTTTTATCAATGACAAAAAAGCACATCAATACGAGCAGCCTACTGGTGGCATGGGCTTTTTCGAATGTACGGCCGATCAGCATGCAGCTTTCCTCTTGTTTGATACTGCAAAACAATGGCTGCAGGAACAAGGAATGGAGGCCATGGACGGTCCAATCAATTTCGGGGAGAATGATTCTTTCTGGGGTTTACTGGTAGAGGGCTTTACGCCGCCTTCTTACGGCATGAATTACAATCATCCATACTATCATGACTTTTTCAAAAACTATGGATTTGAGAAGTCTTATGAGCAGATCACCAATCACCTGGCAGTTAGAAAGCCATTCCCTGAACGCTTTACCAAAATTGCCAACTGGGTAGCCAATAAACCTGGTTATACTTTTGAACATTTCTCTAAGAAGAATTCTGAAAAATACGTACAGGACCTGATGGAAATCTACAATGATGGCTGGCAGGATTTTGAGAAGTTCGTTCCCATTAAAAAAGAAACCTTACAGGAAAGCTTTAAAAAGATGGAAACCATTATGGATGAAAAGCTGATCTGGTTTGCTTACATCAATGGAGAACCTGCCTCCTTTGTGGTAATCATTCCTGATGCCAATCAAATGATCAAAGGATTTAACGGTAAATTGGGCTTAATTGAAAAGTTGATGTTCCTTTACAAACGCTGGGTTGGCGTTAATAGGATGCGTGCCATCGTGATGGGAACTAAGAAATCTTTCCAGAAACATGGATTAGAATCTGCACTTTTTATTAAACTTAAAGAATATGTGCTGCCTTTAAATCAATATGATGAGCTGGAATTGAGTTGGGTAGGAGATTTTAACGACAAGATGCTGTCGATACATGAAGCAACAGGTGCCACTTTTGGCAAACGACACCTGACGCTACGTAAAATATTTTAATAGCAAGCCTATCTTTCGCGGATTTCCTCATAAAGATCAATTACCTTCTTTTGGAGTTTAATGATCTCTTCTTCTCTCAAAGCAAGTTTATCTTTAAGGGCATTAATTTCTTCAAAATTAAGGGACTGCGGGTTCTCACCTTCTTTGGAGATAATGTCCATCGTCGATACCTGGAATAGGTTAGCAATTTGCTCTAATCTGGAGATGTTAATATCTGTAATACCAGTTTCTATTTTTGAAAAGGCAGGAATTGAAATATTTAGACGTTTGGCCACTTCCCCTTGGCTCCAGCCGTTCTTCTGGCGTAATTGTCTAATGTTTTTTCCAATGATATTCATGTGATAAATTTAGGTGTATTATTCTAGTTTGTACTTTATGCTAGTTAGTAGTCAACTCACGTGCCAATCTCACCAAATCTAAGCCACCAAAATTACCAGAGCTCATTAATAATAAATTTGTGTGATTAAAATTCATACTCATTAAGTAATCTTTTAATTCGTCAGAATTATTAAAAAACTGTAATTCATTACAATTAAACGCATTTTGTACATCAAATTTGCTAAATGGTTTAATCTTTTTATGTTTAAAAGTTTCCTCATCAATGAATACAACTGAACAGTCAGCTTGTTTCATTGTATCTCTATATTGTGCTAAAAATTCTTTATTCAAACTACTAAATGTATGTAACTCTATACACGCTACCAATTTCCTTTCCGTAAACTGTGTTTTCACAGCTTCTATGGTCGCTTTCAACTTTGAGGGGGAGTGTGCAAAGTCTTTATAAACGTTCGTATGGTCCTTTTTGATCAATACTTCCAGTCTCTTTGCAGCACCTGTAAAGGAAGAAATTGCAGCATTAAACTGTTCATTATTCAGACCTAAAGCCTCACAAACTAAACGTGCCGCATTGAGGTTCATCAAGTTATGATTTCCAAACACATTTAACTCTGTGTGTTCAGGTAAAAGATAAGTTACACCATCTTTCACTTCATGCTCGGGAATCCCGTATCCTATTTTCTGTACATTGGTCGTAGACCTTGCCACCAATTGATTTAAATCTTCATCGGCAGTACAGTAAATCAATTTTCCTTCCGGTTGAATGGTATCAATAAACAACTCGAACTGACGGGTATAATCTTCAAAAGTTGGGAAAACATTGATGTGGTCCCAGGCAATTCCACTAATTACTGCAATATTTGCTTTATATAAATGAAATTTTGGTCTTCTGTCTATTGGAGAAGCTAGGTATTCATCGCCTTCAATAATGATGAGCGGAGCTTCTTCTGTGACTTTTACCATCGTATCAAATCCCGCCAGCTGGGCACCTACCAGGTAATCAAAATCGCGATTATAATAATTTAATACATGAAGGATCATAGAGGTAATCGTGGTTTTACCATGGCTACCACCGATTACTACACGAAGTTTATCCTTAGTTTGCTCGTAGATATATTCTGGGTAAGAGTAGATCTTAAGACCTAATTCCTGAGCTTTCAGCAATTCCGGGTTATCCAGTAAGGCATGCATTCCTAAAATTACGGCATCAAGATCCGCTGTAATCCTACTGGCATCCCAGCCCATTTGCTCAGGCAAAATGCCATGTCGGGCTAATCTGCTTACTGAAGGCTCAAAAATAACATCATCAGAACCTGTTACCTGGTAGCCTTTTTTATGTAAGGCAATGGCCAGATTGTGCATGGCACTACCGCCAATTGCTATAAAATGTATGCGCATATTACAATGATAAAATAAGGTGCAAAAAAATACCGCCGGAGCGGTATTGATCTTTAATCTTTTCTAAACTGGGCAGCAACCCATTCTCCTATTTTTTTATGGTCAACATACCTGATCTGCAAAGTTTCACAGGCTGTTTTAATCATATCCAGATCTGGGCTTTCATAAAACCCACTGAAGAAAATACTTCCTCCTGAGGCCAGAACATCAGCATAAGTAGGGATTTGGTCCAATAGAATATTTCTATTGATATTTGCCAGAATGATGTCGAAAGTTTGCTGAGGAATGGTTTCCTTACCACCGCAGGCAGCGGTTAAGTTGGTAATACCGTTCAGCTCAGAATTTTCTAAGGTACTCAGGTAACACACCTCATCGTTATCAATCGCGACCAATGATGCTGCACCTTTTTTAGCCGCTAAAATTGCAAGAATCCCTGTTCCACAGCCCATATCCAGGATATTTTTCCCATGAACATCAGTAGACAGAATGTATTGCATCATCATGGTGGTGGTTTGATGGTGACCGGTACCAAAAGCCATCTTAGGATCAATCACAATCTCATATTGATATTGTGGCTGAGGTTCGTGGAAAGTCGCCCTTACATAACACTGCTCATTGATAATAAGAGGTTCAAAGTTCTTCTCCCACTCCTCATTCCAATTTTCCGCAGCAATCTCTGTAATGTCGTACGTAATTTCCAGTTCTTCTTTATAACTATCCAGCACTTCCTCTAAATTTTCTAACGAATAACTGTCCAGGTCAATAAATGCGGCAAAGCCATTTTCGGTATCTTCAAATGTATTAAAGCCAATCTCCGCCAAATCACTGATCAGCAAATCCTGCTGATATTCTTCTATCGCTGTAAAGCTGAATGTTACCTTGATGTATTGCATTAAGAATTGAAAGTTTTAACGATGTCAGTAAAGTCTCTTGATTTCAATGAAGCACCACCGATCAATCCACCATCAATATCCGGCTGAGCGAATAATTCTGCTGCATTTTTCGGGTTACAGCTACCACCATAAAGAATACTGGTACCTTCTGCAATTTCAATACCATATTTAGTAGCAATTTCAGCGCGGATAAAAGCATGAACTTCCTGTGCTTGCTCAGAAGAAGCGGTCAAGCCTGTTCCAATTGCCCAAACTGGTTCGTAAGCAATCACAATTTTAGCAAAATCAGCTGCTTCTAAACCAAAAACACCGTTTACCAATTGAGATTTAAGGACATCAAAATAACTTCCGTTATTTCTTTCGTCTAAAGTTTCACCGATACAAAAAAGTGGCGTAAGGCCGTTTTGTAAAGCGATTACTGTTTTTTGAGCCAATAACTCATCCGTTTCCGCGAAATACTGACGTCTTTCTGAGTGTCCGATGATGACATATTCGCAGCCTACAGATTTGATCATCTTTGCAGAAGTCTCTCCTGTAAAAGCGCCACTTTCATTTTGGTGACAATTTTGAGCACCAATTTTAACGGTTTCACCACCTAATTGTGCCAAACTGTTTAAATGAATGAATGGAGAACAGATGATGGCGATTTGGTCACCTTTTTTCTCATCTCTTACCATATTTACGATTTCTGAGAATAAAGATACCCCTTCGGCATAGTCTAAATTCATTTTCCAATTTCCGGCAACGATTTTTTTTCTG
It contains:
- the prmA gene encoding 50S ribosomal protein L11 methyltransferase yields the protein MQYIKVTFSFTAIEEYQQDLLISDLAEIGFNTFEDTENGFAAFIDLDSYSLENLEEVLDSYKEELEITYDITEIAAENWNEEWEKNFEPLIINEQCYVRATFHEPQPQYQYEIVIDPKMAFGTGHHQTTTMMMQYILSTDVHGKNILDMGCGTGILAILAAKKGAASLVAIDNDEVCYLSTLENSELNGITNLTAACGGKETIPQQTFDIILANINRNILLDQIPTYADVLASGGSIFFSGFYESPDLDMIKTACETLQIRYVDHKKIGEWVAAQFRKD
- the tpiA gene encoding triose-phosphate isomerase, giving the protein MTRKKIVAGNWKMNLDYAEGVSLFSEIVNMVRDEKKGDQIAIICSPFIHLNSLAQLGGETVKIGAQNCHQNESGAFTGETSAKMIKSVGCEYVIIGHSERRQYFAETDELLAQKTVIALQNGLTPLFCIGETLDERNNGSYFDVLKSQLVNGVFGLEAADFAKIVIAYEPVWAIGTGLTASSEQAQEVHAFIRAEIATKYGIEIAEGTSILYGGSCNPKNAAELFAQPDIDGGLIGGASLKSRDFTDIVKTFNS
- a CDS encoding helix-turn-helix domain-containing protein — protein: MNIIGKNIRQLRQKNGWSQGEVAKRLNISIPAFSKIETGITDINISRLEQIANLFQVSTMDIISKEGENPQSLNFEEINALKDKLALREEEIIKLQKKVIDLYEEIRER
- a CDS encoding UDP-N-acetylmuramate--L-alanine ligase, yielding MRIHFIAIGGSAMHNLAIALHKKGYQVTGSDDVIFEPSVSRLARHGILPEQMGWDASRITADLDAVILGMHALLDNPELLKAQELGLKIYSYPEYIYEQTKDKLRVVIGGSHGKTTITSMILHVLNYYNRDFDYLVGAQLAGFDTMVKVTEEAPLIIIEGDEYLASPIDRRPKFHLYKANIAVISGIAWDHINVFPTFEDYTRQFELFIDTIQPEGKLIYCTADEDLNQLVARSTTNVQKIGYGIPEHEVKDGVTYLLPEHTELNVFGNHNLMNLNAARLVCEALGLNNEQFNAAISSFTGAAKRLEVLIKKDHTNVYKDFAHSPSKLKATIEAVKTQFTERKLVACIELHTFSSLNKEFLAQYRDTMKQADCSVVFIDEETFKHKKIKPFSKFDVQNAFNCNELQFFNNSDELKDYLMSMNFNHTNLLLMSSGNFGGLDLVRLARELTTN